Part of the Pseudobdellovibrionaceae bacterium genome, GAACATCAGAAGCCTTACCATATTGAAACTTTAAATCGTAACCCAGGGGTTTCCACATTTATCAATATCACCAAAGGCTGTGATAACTTCTGTACTTTCTGTGTTGTGCCCTTCACCCGAGGACGCGAACGTTCGCGTCCTTACTCTGATCTGATTCGTGACATTCAAGGCCTGACTCGACGAGGCGTTAAAGAGATCACGCTTTTGGGTCAAAACGTAAACTCTTATAAATCTGAATGTGGGATAAACTTTGCGGGGTTGATGAAAGGAATCTGCACAGACACAGACATCGAAAGAATCCGTTACACCACCAGCCACCCCAAGGACTTCACCGAAGAGCTGATGCAAGTGTCTGCGGATTATCGTGATAAAATCTGTGATTACATTCATCTTCCAGTTCAAAGTGGAAACACCGAGGTTTTAGCACGCATGAACCGTGGTTATACACGAGAAGATTATATTGCTAAAGCCAAAAGAATTTTTGAATATCTGCCAGGCGTTTCGTTCTCCACAGACATCATCGTGGGTTTTCCAGGAGAGACCGAAGAGCAGTTTCAAGACACATTAAGCTTACTCGATGAAGTGACTTACGAAAGTATTTTTGCTTTTAAGTACAGCCCTCGTCCTTTTACAAAAGCCGCACGATGGGAAGACCAGCTTTCAGAGGAAGAAAAGTCAGATCGTCTGCAAAGGCTCTTTGATAAACATAATAAAATTGCATTTGCCCTGGCCCCTGAATATGAAAATCAGACTTACGGTGTGCTTGTAGAGTCTTACAATGACGAAACTCAAGTGGCCACAGGCCGAACCACTAAAAACAAAGTCGTGCACTTTATGGGGCAAAAAGATCTGATCGGGCAGACGGTGCCTGTGAAGATCACTAAGGCCTTCCCCCAAACCTTAAGAGGAGAATTGAACTACAGTGATCAATAACACCGACGGACTTATTCCTATTTTCCCTCACGGGCTGGTTATCGCGGGTGCAGATCAAGTGCCCTTTATTTTATTTAAAGATGAGGCTAAAGCCCTCTCTTTTCCATTATGGCTTCCTTACAATCCAGTCAAAATGCAACATAATATTTCAATCGCCCGATTCTTCCGAGCACCTGGGTCTTTATCCCAAGACATCCTAAGGTTTTTTAATTACGAAGTGGAAAGCTGCGTGTTCACTGAGGTCAAAGCGGGGGTTCAATGGGCTAAGGTGGTTTTAAAAACTCTGGTGAAAAGCAAATCAGGTGCAGAGGCTAAAACTATCAACATGCTGGCGTATGAAGCTTTTTCTTTAGGTACTCTTAACCCTAAGATGCAGTATTTTGCCACAGACGAATTCATCAAATCGACTCGTGAGGATGAAATCAAAGACATTCACCACATAGATTTCAACAAAGAAAAGACCATGCGCAAGCACGGCCAAAAATATTTAATGTAAAATTAAGCCTAGGAGCGTGTATGCAGATGTCACTTAAAGGTAAGTCACCACAGATTGCAGAGGACGCCTTTGTGGCAGAGACCGCTGACATTATCGGGGCTGTGAGCATAGGTTCTCAAAGCTCGGTTTGGTATCGGGCTGTTTTAAGAGGTGATGTGGCTCCCATCACTATCGGTCAGCGCAGTAATATTCAAGACGGCTCAGTCATTCATGGCAGCTATAACAAGAGCGAAACTATTGTTGAAGATGATGTGACCGTGGGCCATGGGGTGATCTTGCATGGCTGTCATATTCAGAGCCACGTTTTAGTGGGGATGGGCAGTGTGGTGATGGACAATGCCATTATCCCTAAAAACTGCATTGTAGGGGCGGGTTCTCTAGTCACTGAAGGGGCTAGGTATGAAGAAGGTTCACTCATTATTGGAAGACCTGCAAAGATTGTTAGAAAATTGACAGAAAAAGAGATCGCCTCTTTACAAGATAGCGCAAATCATTATTTAAGAATATCATCTTGGTATCAAAATAACGAAAAGGAGTAGGCCCCTATGGAAATTAAAAAATCATTAACTTTTGATGACATCTTGTTAGTGCCCCAATTTTCAGAAGCAGTGCCTACGGAAGTGGAACCCAGAACCTTTTTTGCAAGAGACATTCACCTCAATACTCCAGTTCTGTCGGCTGCCATGGACACGGTCACAGAAAGTAAAGTGGCTAGAGTCATGGCTCAACTCGGAGGCTTAGGAATCATCCACAAAAACCTAAGCATTGAACAGCAAGCGGCTGAAGTAGAGAAAGTCAAAAAGTATGAGAGTGGGATGATTCAAAACCCCATCACTCTTTCTCCAGAACATAAAGTCAGTGATGCTTTAGAGCTTATGAAACATTGGTCTATCAGTGGCGTGCCCATCACTGTGGGCGATAAGCTGGTGGGCATTTTGACCAACCGAGATTTAAGATTTGAAACTAACACCAGTCAGATGATTGCGAATGTGATGACCAGTGAAAATTTAGTAACAGCCAAAGAAGGCACAACCTTAGAAGACGCTAAAAAGATTTTACAAAAACATCGAATTGAAAAGCTTCCTGTTGTGAACAAGGACAATGTTCTTAAAGGTCTTATCACCATCAAAGACATTGAAAAGGCGCAGACCTATCCTAAAGCGACTAAGGACGCCTTAGGACAGCTTCTAGTCGGCGCCGCTACAGGAATTGGCACAGGTGGAAAAGAAAGGGTCGAAGCTCTTGTGGCCGCAGGAGCCAATGTGATTGCGGTAGATACAGCTCATGGGCACTCTAAAAATGTTTTAGAGATGGTGGAATGGGTCTCTCAAAATTTTAAAGACGTGATTGTTGTGGCAGGAAACGTGGTCACCGCTGAAGCCACTGAAGAGCTGATCAAACGTGGTG contains:
- the miaB gene encoding tRNA (N6-isopentenyl adenosine(37)-C2)-methylthiotransferase MiaB yields the protein MEAFTGLGLSYHISTYGCQMNENDSERMSSLLEMMNFTVAPAADSADLIIINSCSVREKPVHKVHSEVGRYRKMKEKNPNLRIGVGGCVGQQEKDQLLKDIPVLDFVFGTDAIDELPGLVSQVYSTGDRWVAARFEHQKPYHIETLNRNPGVSTFINITKGCDNFCTFCVVPFTRGRERSRPYSDLIRDIQGLTRRGVKEITLLGQNVNSYKSECGINFAGLMKGICTDTDIERIRYTTSHPKDFTEELMQVSADYRDKICDYIHLPVQSGNTEVLARMNRGYTREDYIAKAKRIFEYLPGVSFSTDIIVGFPGETEEQFQDTLSLLDEVTYESIFAFKYSPRPFTKAARWEDQLSEEEKSDRLQRLFDKHNKIAFALAPEYENQTYGVLVESYNDETQVATGRTTKNKVVHFMGQKDLIGQTVPVKITKAFPQTLRGELNYSDQ
- the guaB gene encoding IMP dehydrogenase — protein: MEIKKSLTFDDILLVPQFSEAVPTEVEPRTFFARDIHLNTPVLSAAMDTVTESKVARVMAQLGGLGIIHKNLSIEQQAAEVEKVKKYESGMIQNPITLSPEHKVSDALELMKHWSISGVPITVGDKLVGILTNRDLRFETNTSQMIANVMTSENLVTAKEGTTLEDAKKILQKHRIEKLPVVNKDNVLKGLITIKDIEKAQTYPKATKDALGQLLVGAATGIGTGGKERVEALVAAGANVIAVDTAHGHSKNVLEMVEWVSQNFKDVIVVAGNVVTAEATEELIKRGADVVKVGVGSGSICTTRIVSGVGVPQITAIIECAQKAKKLGKTIIADGGIKFSGDVTKALAVGANTVMLGNMLAGCDESPGETILYQGRTYKVYRGMGSIGAMKLGSKDRYFQDSVSEHDKLVPEGIEGRVPYKGSVSGIIHQIIGGLKSGMGYVGATSIQDLQDKARFVEISSQGLRESHVHDVTITKEAPNYRLD
- a CDS encoding gamma carbonic anhydrase family protein; the protein is MQMSLKGKSPQIAEDAFVAETADIIGAVSIGSQSSVWYRAVLRGDVAPITIGQRSNIQDGSVIHGSYNKSETIVEDDVTVGHGVILHGCHIQSHVLVGMGSVVMDNAIIPKNCIVGAGSLVTEGARYEEGSLIIGRPAKIVRKLTEKEIASLQDSANHYLRISSWYQNNEKE